The proteins below come from a single Pseudochaenichthys georgianus chromosome 14, fPseGeo1.2, whole genome shotgun sequence genomic window:
- the LOC117459029 gene encoding flotillin-2a isoform X1 gives MGNCHTVGPNEALVVSGGCCGSDQKTYVVGGWAWAWWLISDIQRITLEIMTLQPKCDDVETAEGVALTVTGVAQVKVMTENELLGYACEQFLGKSVVEIKSVILQTLEGHLRAILGTLTVEQIYQDRDKFASLVREVASPDVGRMGIEILSFTIKDVYDKVDYLSSLGKTQTAAVQRDADIGVAEAERDAGIREAECKREMMDVKFLADTKMADSKRELEMQKASFNQEVNTKKAEAQLAYELQAAKEQQKIRLEEIEIEVVQRKKQIVIEDKEITRTEKELTATVKRPAEAEAYKMQQLAEGHKIKAVLTAQAEAEKIRLIGEAEASSIEVIGKAEALRMKLKAEAYQQYGEAAKTALVLEALPLIASAVAAPLAKTGEIVILSGEGSRVTGELNRLLAELPVSVNALTGVDLTKIPMLQKLMNPQSQTAI, from the exons ATGGGAAACTGCCACACCGTTGGACCAAACGAGGCCCTTGTGGTTTCAG GTGGCTGCTGTGGCTCAGACCAGAAGACATATGTGGTGGGAGGCTGGGCCTGGGCCTGGTGGCTCATCTCTGACATCCAGAG GATAACGCTTGAGATTATGACCCTGCAGCCCAAGTGTGATGATGTAGAGACAGCGGAGGGTGTAGCTCTTACTGTCACTGGGGTGGCTCAG GTGAAAGTGATGACCGAGAACGAGCTGCTGGGTTACGCCTGCGAACAGTTCCTGGGGAAGTCAGTGGTGGAAATCAAGAGTGTGATCCTGCAGACCCTCGAGGGTCACCTGCGTGCCATCCTTG GTACCCTCACTGTTGAGCAGATTTACCAGGACAGAGATAAGTTTGCTTCTCTGGTGCGAGAGGTGGCGTCACCGGATGTCGGCCGCATGGGAATCGAGATCCTCAGCTTCACCATCAAG GATGTGTATGATAAAGTGGACTACCTGAGTTCACTGGGCAAAACGCAGACAGCCGCAGTACAGAGGGATGCAGACATCGGAGTggcagaggcagagagagacgcTGGCATCAGG GAAGCCGAGTGCAAGAGAGAAATGATGGATGTCAAGTTCTTAGCCGACACAAAGATGGCCGACTCCAAACGAGAGCTAGAAATGCAGAAAGCGTCCTTCAATCAGGAAGTGAACACGAAG AAAGCAGAGGCTCAGCTGGCGTACGAGCTGCAGGCGGCCAAGGAGCAGCAGAAGATCCGTCTGGAGGAGATTGAAATCGAGGTGGTGCAGAGGAAGAAGCAGATCGTCATCGAGGATAAGGAGATCACCCGCACGGAAAAGGAGCTCACCGCCACGGTGAAGAGACCCGCAGAGGCCGAGGCTTACAAGATGCAGCAGCTGGCTGAGGGACACAA GATAAAGGCGGTGCTGACGGCGCAGGCAGAGGCCGAAAAGATCCGCCTCATCGGTGAAGCAGAGGCCTCCTCCATTGAAGTCATTGGAAAGGCGGAGGCTTTGAGGATGAAGCTGAAGGCTGAAGCCTACCAGCAGTACGGAGAGGCTGCCAAGACGGCCCTAGTGCTGGAGGCTCTGCCCTTG ATTGCCAGTGCGGTGGCTGCGCCGCTTGCTAAGACCGGCGAGATTGTCATCCTGAGTGGAGAGGGCAGCCGTGTGACCGGAGAGCTGAACCGGCTGTTAGCTGAACTCCCCGTCTCCGTCAACGCCCTCACCGGGGTGGATCTGACTAAG ATCCCGATGCTGCAGAAGTTGATGAACCCGCAGAGCCAAACTGCCATCTGA
- the LOC117459029 gene encoding flotillin-2a isoform X2, producing the protein MGNCHTVGPNEALVVSGGCCGSDQKTYVVGGWAWAWWLISDIQRMSLEVMTILCRCENIETSEGVPLDVTGVAQVKVMTENELLGYACEQFLGKSVVEIKSVILQTLEGHLRAILGTLTVEQIYQDRDKFASLVREVASPDVGRMGIEILSFTIKDVYDKVDYLSSLGKTQTAAVQRDADIGVAEAERDAGIREAECKREMMDVKFLADTKMADSKRELEMQKASFNQEVNTKKAEAQLAYELQAAKEQQKIRLEEIEIEVVQRKKQIVIEDKEITRTEKELTATVKRPAEAEAYKMQQLAEGHKIKAVLTAQAEAEKIRLIGEAEASSIEVIGKAEALRMKLKAEAYQQYGEAAKTALVLEALPLIASAVAAPLAKTGEIVILSGEGSRVTGELNRLLAELPVSVNALTGVDLTKIPMLQKLMNPQSQTAI; encoded by the exons ATGGGAAACTGCCACACCGTTGGACCAAACGAGGCCCTTGTGGTTTCAG GTGGCTGCTGTGGCTCAGACCAGAAGACATATGTGGTGGGAGGCTGGGCCTGGGCCTGGTGGCTCATCTCTGACATCCAGAG AATGTCTCTGGAGGTTATGACCATCCTCTGTCGCTGTGAGAATATCGAAACCTCGGAGGGTGTTCCCTTGGATGTGACAGGGGTGGCTCAG GTGAAAGTGATGACCGAGAACGAGCTGCTGGGTTACGCCTGCGAACAGTTCCTGGGGAAGTCAGTGGTGGAAATCAAGAGTGTGATCCTGCAGACCCTCGAGGGTCACCTGCGTGCCATCCTTG GTACCCTCACTGTTGAGCAGATTTACCAGGACAGAGATAAGTTTGCTTCTCTGGTGCGAGAGGTGGCGTCACCGGATGTCGGCCGCATGGGAATCGAGATCCTCAGCTTCACCATCAAG GATGTGTATGATAAAGTGGACTACCTGAGTTCACTGGGCAAAACGCAGACAGCCGCAGTACAGAGGGATGCAGACATCGGAGTggcagaggcagagagagacgcTGGCATCAGG GAAGCCGAGTGCAAGAGAGAAATGATGGATGTCAAGTTCTTAGCCGACACAAAGATGGCCGACTCCAAACGAGAGCTAGAAATGCAGAAAGCGTCCTTCAATCAGGAAGTGAACACGAAG AAAGCAGAGGCTCAGCTGGCGTACGAGCTGCAGGCGGCCAAGGAGCAGCAGAAGATCCGTCTGGAGGAGATTGAAATCGAGGTGGTGCAGAGGAAGAAGCAGATCGTCATCGAGGATAAGGAGATCACCCGCACGGAAAAGGAGCTCACCGCCACGGTGAAGAGACCCGCAGAGGCCGAGGCTTACAAGATGCAGCAGCTGGCTGAGGGACACAA GATAAAGGCGGTGCTGACGGCGCAGGCAGAGGCCGAAAAGATCCGCCTCATCGGTGAAGCAGAGGCCTCCTCCATTGAAGTCATTGGAAAGGCGGAGGCTTTGAGGATGAAGCTGAAGGCTGAAGCCTACCAGCAGTACGGAGAGGCTGCCAAGACGGCCCTAGTGCTGGAGGCTCTGCCCTTG ATTGCCAGTGCGGTGGCTGCGCCGCTTGCTAAGACCGGCGAGATTGTCATCCTGAGTGGAGAGGGCAGCCGTGTGACCGGAGAGCTGAACCGGCTGTTAGCTGAACTCCCCGTCTCCGTCAACGCCCTCACCGGGGTGGATCTGACTAAG ATCCCGATGCTGCAGAAGTTGATGAACCCGCAGAGCCAAACTGCCATCTGA